The proteins below are encoded in one region of Desmospora profundinema:
- a CDS encoding class II fumarate hydratase has protein sequence MNTKTRVQRDSMGEVSIPQSMYYGAQTQRAVENFPISGMRLPRSFIRAQGIVKAAAARANEVCGQLEPNLARAIIQAAEEVMEGRWDDHFVVDVYQAGAGTSQNMNANEVIANRAAEILGGRVGETERVHPNDHVNRGQSTNDTIHVAINIAAAETIHQGLIPAAERLIREIHHKAEVFDNIVKPGRTHLQDAVPLRVGQELSAYGQSLEHALDGIRESLPLLYQIGLGGNAVGTGINTPPGYADRAVQEVADRTGLPFREPDNRFAFIQNTGAAIKVHGALKVLAVHLDKCVSDLRLLSSGPRTGLAEMRLPAVQPGSSIMPGKVNPVMAEMVNMVTVQVIGNDAAITAAGTRAQLELNVMMPVIAHNVLQSIDILTRAMEVFRKRAVAGLEVDERRCRELVEQSLALATALNPSLGYDKAAEVAKKAYTEGKTLRQVVMEEGLLGEEEADRVLNPDRMIP, from the coding sequence ATGAATACAAAAACACGTGTGCAGCGGGATTCGATGGGAGAAGTAAGCATTCCTCAGTCCATGTATTACGGGGCACAAACCCAACGCGCCGTAGAGAACTTTCCGATCAGCGGAATGCGGCTTCCCCGTTCGTTTATCCGTGCACAAGGCATTGTAAAGGCCGCTGCTGCGAGGGCCAATGAAGTTTGCGGACAGTTGGAGCCCAATTTAGCCCGTGCGATCATCCAGGCTGCCGAGGAAGTCATGGAAGGCCGCTGGGATGATCATTTTGTAGTGGATGTCTACCAAGCGGGAGCGGGCACTTCCCAAAACATGAATGCCAACGAAGTGATTGCCAACCGTGCGGCTGAAATCCTGGGAGGACGTGTGGGAGAAACGGAACGGGTTCATCCCAACGACCATGTGAACCGGGGGCAGTCCACGAACGACACGATCCATGTGGCGATAAACATCGCCGCTGCAGAGACGATTCATCAAGGATTGATCCCGGCGGCTGAACGCTTGATCAGGGAAATTCATCACAAGGCAGAAGTGTTTGACAATATTGTTAAGCCGGGACGGACACACTTGCAGGATGCGGTTCCATTGCGTGTAGGACAGGAGTTATCCGCGTATGGTCAGTCGCTGGAACATGCATTGGACGGGATTCGTGAGAGCTTGCCGCTGTTATATCAAATAGGTCTGGGTGGAAACGCCGTGGGAACCGGGATCAACACACCGCCAGGATATGCTGACCGTGCAGTACAGGAGGTGGCTGACCGAACGGGCTTGCCGTTCCGGGAACCGGATAATCGGTTTGCGTTTATACAAAACACCGGTGCGGCTATTAAAGTCCATGGTGCCCTCAAGGTTTTGGCCGTTCATCTGGATAAATGCGTCAGCGATCTGCGTTTGCTGAGCTCAGGTCCCCGTACGGGTTTGGCGGAGATGAGACTGCCCGCAGTTCAACCCGGCTCTTCGATCATGCCTGGCAAGGTGAATCCGGTGATGGCCGAAATGGTTAACATGGTGACGGTACAGGTGATCGGAAACGATGCAGCCATCACGGCAGCAGGTACACGGGCTCAATTGGAACTGAATGTGATGATGCCGGTAATCGCCCATAATGTACTCCAGTCCATTGATATCCTGACAAGAGCCATGGAAGTTTTTCGCAAGCGAGCTGTGGCCGGGTTGGAAGTGGATGAAAGGCGTTGTCGAGAACTGGTTGAGCAATCCCTGGCGTTGGCAACGGCCCTGAATCCGTCTCTGGGGTATGACAAAGCGGCTGAAGTTGCTAAAAAAGCCTACACAGAAGGAAAAACGTTGCGTCAAGTCGTGATGGAAGAAGGGCTTCTCGGCGAAGAAGAAGCGGATCGGGTATTGAACCCGGATCGGATGATTCCATGA
- a CDS encoding class I SAM-dependent methyltransferase — MYRFPDYYDWTSNGLDGDVAYYADLAINTGGPVLELGCGTGRCTLGIARHGVEVVGLDREVRMLDRAKEKAMAWGLVDRCEWIEGDMKEFNLERRFPLVIIPYRSFLHLMNAREQLAALGCIREHLEEEGRLALNVFVPHVEWMVEKEDCILHRGTFSIPGTGEVVEVSDRTRYDHFHQRADVARYYERFDPDGTTIERLRTTFSLRYVYPSELMHLLQLAGLEVTQRYGGFRREPFGPHSTELIVEARMRP, encoded by the coding sequence ATGTATCGCTTTCCCGATTACTATGATTGGACATCCAACGGTTTGGATGGGGATGTAGCGTATTATGCGGATTTAGCGATAAATACCGGTGGGCCCGTGTTGGAGTTGGGTTGTGGAACCGGTCGGTGTACGCTGGGAATCGCTCGCCATGGAGTGGAGGTGGTGGGCCTGGACCGGGAGGTCCGTATGTTGGACAGAGCAAAGGAAAAAGCAATGGCATGGGGATTAGTGGATCGTTGTGAGTGGATAGAAGGAGATATGAAAGAGTTTAACCTGGAACGGCGTTTTCCTCTCGTTATTATCCCTTACCGCTCGTTCCTCCATTTGATGAATGCAAGGGAACAGTTGGCCGCTCTGGGATGTATCCGGGAACATCTGGAGGAAGAAGGGCGGCTGGCTTTGAACGTATTTGTCCCCCATGTGGAGTGGATGGTGGAAAAGGAGGATTGTATCCTTCACCGTGGAACGTTTTCCATACCCGGTACGGGTGAAGTGGTGGAAGTGAGTGATCGAACCCGGTATGATCACTTTCACCAACGGGCGGATGTAGCCCGATATTATGAACGCTTCGACCCTGACGGGACCACGATTGAGCGTCTTCGCACCACCTTTTCCCTGCGATATGTATACCCGTCTGAATTGATGCATCTCCTCCAGTTGGCCGGTTTGGAAGTGACCCAGCGGTACGGAGGGTTTCGGCGTGAACCCTTTGGTCCTCACAGCACAGAATTGATCGTGGAGGCGAGGATGCGTCCATAA
- the gerPC gene encoding spore germination protein GerPC produces the protein MIVAHLWDRLNRMEQEMERLRQENIELRKQIESLQPISIERLEYKIQELSIQTLSGTLNIGLTTHSDGQGLEKWIESMHRDGKANMELGELKPGDALPIEDESSPQTDGSKGDSNNLGGETPRKPSS, from the coding sequence ATGATCGTCGCACACCTGTGGGATCGACTAAACCGGATGGAACAGGAGATGGAACGCCTGCGCCAAGAAAACATCGAATTAAGAAAACAGATTGAATCCCTCCAACCCATCTCGATTGAACGATTAGAGTATAAAATCCAGGAATTGAGTATCCAAACCTTGAGCGGCACACTTAATATCGGCCTTACCACCCATAGTGATGGACAGGGTCTTGAAAAATGGATTGAATCGATGCACCGTGATGGAAAGGCCAACATGGAATTAGGTGAATTAAAGCCTGGTGATGCGCTTCCCATCGAAGATGAAAGTTCTCCTCAAACAGACGGATCCAAGGGTGACAGCAACAATCTCGGAGGTGAAACACCCCGGAAACCCTCTTCTTGA
- a CDS encoding SDR family oxidoreductase, whose translation MRLKNKTAIITGASRGIGEAIAVAFSREGADSLLVGRSEFDLERVAERVRESGRKAVPFPADVTREADVDAAVSRALDEFGKVDILINNAGIGSFKSIKDISLDEWEQVIRVNLTGSFLFAKAVLDPMIDRGQGQIIHISSDVGVRTIPKGAAYCASKFGLEGLSGALSKEVRKLGIRVGSIRPGMTDTYFNDTKQGASEKEGWLEAEDVAEAALYMASAPRHVVVDELMLHPVIQEY comes from the coding sequence GTGAGATTGAAAAATAAAACGGCTATCATCACCGGCGCAAGCCGAGGAATCGGGGAAGCCATCGCGGTGGCATTTTCCAGAGAAGGAGCCGATTCTTTATTGGTGGGCCGATCCGAATTCGACCTGGAGCGTGTGGCGGAAAGGGTTCGGGAATCAGGGCGTAAAGCGGTCCCTTTTCCAGCGGATGTCACCCGTGAAGCCGATGTGGATGCTGCGGTTTCCCGGGCGCTGGATGAATTCGGCAAAGTGGATATCTTAATCAACAACGCCGGTATTGGCAGTTTTAAGTCGATCAAGGATATTTCGCTGGATGAATGGGAGCAGGTGATCCGAGTTAACTTGACAGGCAGCTTTCTGTTTGCCAAGGCCGTATTGGACCCCATGATCGACCGGGGGCAAGGACAAATCATCCATATCTCTTCGGATGTGGGGGTTCGAACCATCCCCAAAGGAGCGGCTTACTGTGCCAGTAAGTTCGGCCTGGAAGGGTTGAGCGGTGCCTTGTCCAAGGAAGTGCGGAAGCTGGGGATTCGGGTAGGAAGCATTCGTCCAGGGATGACGGATACGTATTTTAACGATACCAAGCAAGGAGCTTCGGAAAAGGAAGGATGGCTGGAGGCGGAAGATGTAGCGGAAGCCGCCCTCTACATGGCTTCCGCCCCCCGTCATGTGGTGGTGGATGAACTGATGCTTCATCCGGTTATCCAGGAATACTAA
- a CDS encoding ABC transporter ATP-binding protein, which yields MRSIEAKGLTKEFKLYRSRPGLTGAFRDLLNRQYTTVRAVDAIDLSVDSGEVVGYIGENGAGKSTTIKMLTGILEPTSGVLKVNGFDPHRERESFVRTIGVVFGQRSQLWWDIAVRESFRLLQKLYRVPEGAYGSHMDRLIEVLDIGSLLDQPVRKLSLGQRMRCELAAALIHQPRLVFLDEPTIGLDVLVKENIRQFLRQVNQEYGTTILLTTHDISDIEALCHRVVMLDRGRIIYDGGLEELRQQWSGKARIRFVFGDRVSLRNLQQWAGEVADWHKEDDRRFIAQLNTMGETGMSDLLNRLTPHVPIQEVRLEETTTEEIVRRIYREGIRHA from the coding sequence GTGCGAAGTATTGAAGCGAAGGGGTTAACCAAGGAATTCAAATTGTACCGGAGCCGTCCGGGGCTGACAGGTGCCTTTCGCGATCTCTTAAACCGGCAATACACCACGGTCCGAGCGGTGGACGCCATCGATCTGTCCGTCGATTCCGGGGAGGTGGTCGGATACATCGGAGAAAACGGTGCGGGTAAGTCGACCACGATTAAGATGTTGACCGGTATCTTGGAACCGACATCCGGCGTGTTAAAGGTAAATGGATTTGATCCGCACAGGGAGAGGGAGTCGTTTGTCCGGACGATCGGTGTCGTGTTTGGGCAGCGCAGCCAATTGTGGTGGGACATCGCAGTCAGAGAATCGTTTCGGTTATTACAGAAACTGTACCGGGTACCGGAGGGGGCATATGGTTCCCATATGGACCGCCTGATTGAAGTGTTGGATATCGGTTCACTTCTGGATCAGCCGGTTCGGAAGCTGAGTCTGGGACAGCGGATGCGCTGTGAATTGGCGGCCGCTCTCATTCACCAACCTCGTTTGGTTTTTTTGGACGAACCGACGATTGGCTTGGATGTATTGGTGAAGGAGAACATTCGTCAATTCCTCCGTCAAGTGAACCAGGAGTATGGAACCACCATCCTCCTTACCACGCACGATATCTCCGACATCGAAGCACTATGTCATCGAGTGGTGATGTTGGATCGAGGCCGGATCATCTATGACGGTGGTCTCGAGGAGCTTCGTCAACAATGGAGTGGAAAAGCACGCATTCGATTTGTTTTCGGCGACAGGGTGTCGTTGCGGAACCTGCAACAGTGGGCAGGAGAGGTTGCCGATTGGCATAAAGAAGATGATCGTCGTTTTATCGCTCAGTTGAATACCATGGGCGAGACGGGCATGTCCGATCTTCTCAATCGTCTCACTCCCCATGTTCCAATCCAGGAAGTGCGGCTGGAGGAGACCACCACTGAAGAGATTGTACGGAGGATCTACCGGGAGGGTATCCGGCATGCTTAA
- the bcp gene encoding thioredoxin-dependent thiol peroxidase, which produces MLKEGSAAPDFTLPASNGENVSLSDYRGEKNVILYFYPKDNTPGCTAESCDFRDRQQDFADLDTVILGVSMDDLKSHEKFINKYDLPFLLLSDTEAEVCRKYGVYQEKNMFGKKKWGIVRSTFVIDKEGNLARSWRKVKVDGHVDEALIWVRDHLK; this is translated from the coding sequence ATGTTGAAAGAGGGAAGTGCAGCACCGGATTTTACATTGCCCGCATCCAATGGGGAAAACGTTTCGCTGTCCGATTACCGCGGAGAAAAAAATGTGATTCTCTATTTTTATCCAAAAGACAACACTCCGGGATGTACCGCAGAATCCTGTGATTTCCGGGATCGACAGCAGGATTTTGCCGATCTGGATACGGTTATTCTGGGAGTCAGTATGGATGACTTGAAGTCCCATGAGAAGTTTATCAACAAATACGATTTACCGTTTTTGCTCTTAAGCGACACCGAGGCCGAAGTTTGCCGTAAATACGGGGTTTATCAGGAGAAAAACATGTTCGGCAAGAAAAAATGGGGGATTGTCCGCTCCACTTTTGTCATCGACAAGGAAGGAAACCTCGCTCGGTCTTGGCGCAAGGTAAAGGTGGATGGACACGTAGACGAGGCACTGATCTGGGTACGTGATCACCTGAAATAA
- a CDS encoding ABC transporter permease, with translation MFQAELFLRYLVQYLKVRLEYRSDFLVQLGTDLLFQAVNLIFILVVFTHTTQLSGWTREEVIFIYGYFLVPFAVFSAFFNLWDFNERYIIKGEMDRVLTRPVHSLYQIVMETMTPESLVGAVTGLLVMGWAVWQMEWTFHWMDPLLFFLFVIGGAAIYGGIHVLLTSISLFSDSKTDIQPIMYNVGNYGRYPVNIYHSIIQWVLTWLLPFAFVGFYPASFLLRDDRWLTFALLTPVMGLIYLGLGIVVWNWGIRHYRGAGN, from the coding sequence ATGTTTCAAGCCGAGCTCTTTTTACGTTACCTGGTTCAATACCTGAAGGTCCGTTTGGAATATCGCAGTGATTTTTTGGTTCAATTGGGGACCGATTTGCTGTTTCAGGCGGTTAACCTCATCTTTATTCTGGTGGTTTTCACCCATACCACTCAATTGAGCGGATGGACCCGGGAAGAAGTGATTTTCATTTATGGCTATTTTCTGGTTCCCTTTGCGGTATTCTCTGCTTTCTTTAATTTATGGGATTTCAATGAACGCTATATTATTAAAGGGGAAATGGATCGTGTACTAACCCGTCCGGTTCACAGTTTGTATCAAATTGTGATGGAAACGATGACACCGGAGTCCCTTGTAGGCGCCGTAACCGGCCTTTTGGTGATGGGATGGGCCGTTTGGCAGATGGAGTGGACCTTCCATTGGATGGATCCCTTGTTGTTCTTCCTCTTTGTAATCGGTGGAGCAGCCATCTATGGAGGCATACACGTCCTGTTGACCAGTATCAGCCTGTTCTCCGATTCAAAGACTGATATCCAACCCATTATGTATAATGTGGGCAATTACGGTCGCTATCCTGTGAACATCTACCATTCCATTATCCAGTGGGTCCTGACCTGGCTGCTTCCGTTTGCTTTTGTCGGTTTTTATCCCGCCAGCTTTTTGCTGCGGGACGACCGCTGGCTCACGTTTGCTTTGCTGACACCAGTGATGGGATTGATCTACCTGGGGCTGGGGATTGTCGTATGGAACTGGGGAATCCGTCACTATCGCGGAGCGGGAAACTAA
- a CDS encoding sporulation protein has product MSLFNKALARFGVGNAKVDTRLKQTRYRQGSLIEGEVHIQGGQVEQEVDEIYLFLVVVYHQDGSQHEYVMEEFRLSEVFTIGPRESKVIPFEIHLPEDTPVTTGGCPVYLKTGLNIKMAVDPDDHDGIEVLPHPMVEQVLKVVERIGFQLVNIDFEFEKYYSRHPFIQEFVFHPTGDLRRSLNSLEVMFYIGEREMELILLLDRRATDLMGSLEEALDLDKRTLRLQVTEADLEHDGAGVETKLSDLIHQHAH; this is encoded by the coding sequence ATGTCTCTTTTCAACAAGGCGTTGGCCCGTTTTGGAGTCGGCAACGCCAAAGTGGACACCCGCCTCAAGCAGACCCGATATCGACAGGGAAGTTTGATCGAAGGGGAGGTCCACATCCAAGGTGGACAAGTAGAGCAGGAAGTGGACGAGATTTATTTGTTTTTGGTAGTGGTGTATCACCAAGACGGTTCTCAGCATGAGTATGTGATGGAAGAATTTCGCCTCTCTGAAGTGTTTACCATCGGTCCCCGTGAATCTAAGGTGATTCCCTTTGAAATCCATCTGCCGGAAGATACTCCAGTGACGACGGGGGGATGTCCGGTTTATTTGAAGACGGGTTTAAATATCAAGATGGCGGTGGATCCGGATGACCACGATGGGATCGAGGTTCTCCCCCATCCCATGGTAGAACAAGTCCTGAAGGTAGTCGAACGGATCGGCTTCCAGTTAGTCAACATCGATTTTGAATTTGAGAAATATTATTCTCGTCATCCTTTTATTCAGGAATTTGTTTTTCATCCGACAGGCGATCTGCGCAGGAGCTTGAATAGTCTGGAAGTCATGTTTTATATCGGTGAGCGGGAGATGGAGTTAATTCTGCTCCTGGACCGTCGTGCGACGGATCTGATGGGATCCTTGGAGGAAGCCCTTGATTTGGATAAGCGTACCCTTCGTCTCCAGGTGACGGAAGCCGACCTGGAACATGACGGAGCGGGAGTGGAAACCAAATTGTCTGATTTGATTCATCAACACGCTCATTGA
- a CDS encoding sporulation protein, whose translation MFNKALASLGVGSAKVDTRLETSQFQPGDIVKGEVLIRGGHASQQVDDIYLYLMVEYLRNDKKIQHVLEHYKLSESFVIQQKEYQIIPFQIRLPYHTPMSCGRFPIHLKTGLDIKMAVDPKDLDRIEVFPHRTVEKVLGEIERSGFIMYRVFNEYSPQCKQLPFLQIFQFRPAERYHGYLDELNLFFDVDSHEVHMDVEIIRGSRKMMTSFSWQLDDPDGTLTYDHDNQHDPIDSPVDTIQTLLR comes from the coding sequence TTGTTTAACAAAGCCTTAGCCAGTTTGGGAGTCGGGTCGGCAAAAGTGGATACCCGCTTGGAGACTTCACAGTTCCAACCTGGGGACATCGTGAAGGGGGAAGTATTGATTCGCGGCGGCCATGCCAGTCAGCAGGTGGATGACATTTATTTATACCTGATGGTCGAATACCTTAGAAACGATAAGAAGATTCAGCATGTATTGGAACATTACAAGCTGAGCGAATCCTTTGTCATTCAGCAAAAGGAGTATCAGATCATCCCCTTTCAAATCCGTCTGCCTTATCATACGCCTATGTCTTGCGGGCGCTTTCCCATTCATTTAAAAACGGGGCTGGATATCAAGATGGCGGTAGATCCCAAGGATTTGGATCGTATCGAGGTTTTCCCGCACCGAACAGTGGAAAAAGTGCTGGGTGAAATTGAGCGGTCGGGCTTCATCATGTACCGTGTATTCAACGAGTATTCCCCCCAATGCAAGCAACTTCCTTTCCTGCAAATATTTCAGTTCCGGCCGGCGGAACGGTATCACGGGTATCTGGATGAATTGAACTTATTCTTTGACGTGGACAGCCATGAAGTCCATATGGATGTGGAGATCATACGGGGTTCCCGTAAGATGATGACGTCCTTCAGTTGGCAACTGGACGACCCTGACGGCACACTCACTTATGACCATGACAATCAGCACGATCCGATCGACAGCCCCGTCGACACCATCCAAACGTTGCTGAGATAA
- a CDS encoding ABC transporter permease produces the protein MLNTYRELVRIRFLMMLAYRVNYYSGIVIYSLNIGVYYFLWMAIYGGNESLNGTTAVQITTYVAVAWMSRAFYFNNLDREIAQEIRDGTVAVQLIRPYHYLWVKGFQGLGEGLFRLLMFSVPGMVIVSLLFPVQLPTFGAVWGWFAVSLILGFFINTQINILTGLFAFFILNNNGLIRAKRVMVDLLSGLVIPLHFFPAWAQQGLSFLPFQGISYVPSTILSHGMPMEELWSFLMVQAIWVLLLWIPIRGLWFHARRRLVVQGG, from the coding sequence ATGCTTAACACTTATCGGGAGCTTGTCCGGATCCGTTTTCTGATGATGTTGGCCTACCGTGTCAACTACTACAGTGGCATCGTGATCTACAGCTTAAATATCGGGGTCTACTATTTCCTGTGGATGGCCATATACGGGGGGAACGAATCCCTTAATGGAACCACAGCCGTGCAGATCACCACCTATGTGGCCGTAGCCTGGATGTCGCGGGCCTTTTATTTTAACAACCTGGATCGGGAGATTGCGCAGGAGATCCGGGATGGAACGGTGGCGGTCCAGCTGATTCGCCCTTATCACTATTTATGGGTGAAAGGATTTCAGGGTTTGGGTGAAGGGTTGTTTCGTTTGCTGATGTTCAGCGTTCCCGGCATGGTAATCGTCTCCCTCCTTTTCCCTGTTCAGCTGCCGACCTTTGGGGCGGTGTGGGGATGGTTTGCCGTCAGTTTGATTCTGGGCTTTTTCATCAATACGCAGATCAATATCCTGACGGGACTGTTTGCATTTTTCATCCTGAACAATAACGGGTTGATTCGCGCCAAACGGGTGATGGTCGACCTCTTATCCGGATTAGTAATCCCCCTTCACTTTTTCCCCGCATGGGCGCAGCAGGGGCTGTCTTTTCTTCCTTTTCAGGGGATCAGCTATGTACCCAGCACCATCCTGTCACATGGGATGCCGATGGAGGAGTTGTGGTCCTTTCTGATGGTACAGGCGATTTGGGTTTTGCTTCTCTGGATCCCGATCCGGGGATTGTGGTTCCATGCACGCAGACGTCTGGTTGTGCAAGGAGGGTAA
- a CDS encoding Hsp20/alpha crystallin family protein, protein MNPHQQFSKWSRLARQFLGDDFWAEMEETVPIDKSERPLVDVYHGNEDVLVLIELPGIQDLSQVVLRVEGRALWLRGEIPSRKSHYRAVVRERYTGSFERKVDLGVAVSRRHHRARYRRGIIELLLKKDRNTPTESPSIRVSEN, encoded by the coding sequence ATGAACCCCCATCAGCAGTTTTCCAAATGGAGCCGCTTAGCCCGCCAGTTCCTGGGCGATGACTTTTGGGCAGAGATGGAAGAGACCGTTCCCATTGACAAATCGGAGAGGCCGTTGGTGGATGTTTACCACGGTAACGAAGATGTACTGGTTCTCATTGAATTGCCCGGCATTCAGGATCTTTCTCAAGTGGTGTTACGGGTGGAAGGAAGAGCTCTGTGGTTGCGGGGGGAAATCCCTTCCCGTAAGTCCCATTATCGTGCAGTGGTCAGGGAGCGTTATACCGGGTCATTTGAGCGGAAGGTGGATCTGGGTGTCGCAGTAAGCCGTCGCCATCACCGGGCGCGCTATCGTCGTGGGATTATCGAATTGCTGCTGAAAAAGGACAGGAATACCCCAACCGAATCCCCTTCTATTCGCGTATCGGAGAATTGA
- the nth gene encoding endonuclease III — protein sequence MLETLAELYPDAHCELNFRNPFELLIATILSAQSTDRQVNIVTKSLFSKYPTPEDFLPLTEEELAEEIRGLGLYRNKSKNILATCRILVQQYGGQVPKKRSQLEALPGVGRKTANVVLSNAFDVPALAVDTHVQRVANRLALADSDNPLETERQLTKRIPRKDWTLTHHRLIWHGRRVCAARNPKCHQCDLLPLCWHGKNQVGDQTH from the coding sequence ATGTTGGAAACCCTGGCGGAACTGTATCCAGATGCCCACTGTGAACTGAATTTCCGCAATCCCTTCGAACTGCTGATTGCCACTATCTTATCCGCCCAGTCTACGGATCGGCAGGTTAATATTGTGACGAAATCATTATTTTCCAAATACCCCACTCCCGAGGATTTTCTTCCACTGACTGAGGAGGAGCTGGCAGAGGAGATCAGAGGCTTGGGTTTATACCGGAATAAAAGTAAAAACATCTTGGCAACCTGTCGGATATTGGTACAACAATACGGGGGGCAGGTTCCGAAAAAACGCAGCCAGTTGGAAGCGTTGCCCGGTGTCGGTCGAAAGACCGCCAATGTGGTGTTGTCCAATGCCTTCGATGTTCCCGCCTTGGCAGTCGACACCCATGTACAACGGGTGGCCAACCGGTTGGCGTTGGCCGACAGCGACAATCCTTTGGAGACGGAGCGTCAGCTGACCAAACGGATTCCCCGCAAGGATTGGACCCTGACCCACCATCGACTGATCTGGCACGGCCGACGGGTGTGTGCCGCCCGCAATCCCAAGTGCCATCAGTGTGATCTTTTGCCTCTGTGTTGGCACGGTAAAAATCAGGTGGGGGATCAGACCCATTGA
- a CDS encoding spore germination protein — MGTINNIFNLKIHSVSSAGSVNFGNTVNIGAESNSKSLGGSSPIGDFSRNIDLEQNQAIDPDIIDQV; from the coding sequence ATGGGGACAATCAATAATATCTTCAATCTAAAAATACACAGTGTTTCCAGCGCAGGGTCCGTCAACTTTGGTAACACCGTCAATATCGGAGCGGAGAGTAACTCCAAGTCGTTAGGTGGGTCGTCCCCCATCGGGGATTTCTCTCGAAATATTGACCTGGAACAAAACCAAGCCATCGACCCGGACATCATCGATCAAGTCTGA
- a CDS encoding D-2-hydroxyacid dehydrogenase, whose translation MIHVVSSAKIGKKHQERLRQCFPAVSYTFCTDIGQAEKEAAHADVLITYGEDLNDAIVKKFPRLRWIHVISAGVEWLPFDTLRNNGIRVSNARGIHAVPMGEYAMAVLLQLTRRVHHLYLLQQEKHWDRTIRMGELCGKTLAIIGAGAIGQAVAKRARAFDIQVWGMNTSGLPVDHFDRMFTPDQREMVFSQADYVLITLPLTPRTRHFVGERELRWMKPDAYLINMARGSVVNEESLLQALRDRRIGGAVLDVFEREPLPADHPFWDLDNVLLTPHLSGRSPGYMTRALDIFQENLSLYLKGDEPLQNELDLLKGY comes from the coding sequence ATGATACACGTTGTCTCATCTGCCAAAATAGGAAAAAAACATCAGGAGCGGTTACGCCAGTGTTTTCCTGCCGTTTCCTACACGTTTTGTACCGATATCGGACAAGCCGAGAAGGAAGCGGCCCATGCGGATGTACTGATTACCTACGGGGAAGATTTGAATGATGCTATCGTAAAAAAATTTCCGCGACTTCGTTGGATCCATGTGATTAGTGCGGGAGTGGAATGGCTGCCCTTTGACACGTTGCGAAATAACGGCATCCGTGTCAGCAATGCTCGCGGGATTCACGCCGTTCCCATGGGGGAATATGCCATGGCCGTTTTGCTCCAGTTGACCCGGAGAGTCCATCATCTATACTTGTTACAACAGGAGAAACATTGGGACAGGACTATCCGTATGGGTGAACTGTGTGGAAAAACGTTGGCGATTATCGGTGCCGGTGCGATCGGACAGGCGGTTGCTAAACGAGCGCGGGCTTTTGACATCCAGGTTTGGGGGATGAACACATCGGGCCTTCCGGTGGATCACTTTGACCGTATGTTTACCCCGGACCAGCGAGAAATGGTATTTTCCCAAGCGGATTATGTCCTGATCACCTTGCCGCTCACCCCTCGCACACGACACTTTGTTGGAGAACGGGAATTGCGTTGGATGAAGCCGGATGCCTATCTTATTAATATGGCTCGGGGAAGTGTTGTAAACGAGGAGTCACTGTTACAGGCACTGCGGGACCGGAGGATCGGTGGAGCGGTTCTGGATGTATTTGAACGGGAGCCTTTGCCGGCGGATCATCCCTTTTGGGATCTGGATAATGTCCTTCTCACCCCTCACCTGTCTGGACGTTCTCCCGGGTATATGACAAGGGCGTTGGACATTTTTCAAGAAAACCTCTCCCTCTATCTGAAGGGAGACGAACCGCTGCAAAACGAATTGGATTTGCTTAAGGGATATTGA